A window of Brevibacterium ihuae contains these coding sequences:
- a CDS encoding DNA cytosine methyltransferase, producing the protein MTAEISPRAWRAAEFFAGIGLARLGMSKAGIEVVWSNDVAPTKHAMFERNFGTSEGHTFLLEDLGKVGREMLPKNTDIAWASFPCTDLSIAGGRAGLHRGIASSTFWHFIKALSKLGSRRPPVIALENVTAFATSHSGQDIVAAIRSLNGLGYSVDVLSLDARRFVPQSRPRLFLIGTNAPVESVTEPSPLRPDWLAQIFEDPSLVTHKLRVPEPPPLLTDGLAEYLEKLSEDDPRWWSTERVDAFIGSLSDLQLERFKALRDGKTGAARTAYRRMRQGTPRWELRSDGIAGCLRTSSGGSSKQAVVFLGQGDVHIRWMTPREYSSLMGVPEYPIDGVKEHHAYSGFGDAVCAPVVEWLSVNYLIPLLTRMEQDMLPNEARQFELSVN; encoded by the coding sequence ATGACAGCTGAGATCTCGCCACGCGCGTGGCGTGCTGCCGAATTCTTCGCCGGGATCGGCCTCGCTCGACTAGGGATGTCTAAGGCCGGGATCGAAGTCGTGTGGTCTAATGACGTGGCGCCCACGAAGCATGCGATGTTCGAGCGGAACTTTGGAACGTCAGAAGGCCATACATTCCTCCTTGAGGATTTGGGCAAGGTGGGGCGCGAGATGCTTCCAAAGAACACCGACATCGCTTGGGCGTCGTTCCCTTGCACAGACCTATCTATCGCCGGAGGTCGTGCTGGACTCCACCGTGGAATCGCGAGTTCCACGTTTTGGCACTTCATCAAGGCCTTGAGCAAACTCGGCAGTAGGCGTCCACCGGTTATCGCGCTAGAGAACGTCACGGCATTCGCCACGAGCCACTCTGGACAAGACATCGTGGCTGCAATCCGATCACTCAACGGACTTGGATACTCGGTGGATGTTCTAAGTTTGGATGCCCGCCGTTTTGTACCTCAATCCAGGCCGCGACTGTTCCTCATCGGCACCAATGCGCCCGTCGAGAGTGTGACTGAGCCATCTCCGCTACGTCCCGACTGGTTGGCCCAGATCTTTGAGGACCCCTCCCTTGTGACACACAAGCTGCGTGTGCCCGAGCCGCCGCCGCTCCTCACAGACGGCCTCGCTGAGTATTTGGAGAAACTGAGTGAGGATGATCCGCGTTGGTGGTCGACCGAGCGCGTCGACGCCTTTATCGGCTCGTTGTCAGATTTGCAGTTGGAGCGATTCAAAGCGCTTCGTGACGGGAAAACGGGTGCCGCTCGCACCGCGTACCGTCGAATGCGCCAGGGAACCCCACGCTGGGAATTGCGTTCCGACGGCATTGCTGGTTGCCTACGCACTTCTAGCGGCGGATCGTCGAAGCAGGCGGTCGTATTCCTCGGGCAGGGCGACGTCCACATCCGGTGGATGACTCCGCGCGAGTACTCCTCACTAATGGGTGTTCCGGAATACCCGATCGATGGAGTGAAAGAACATCACGCATACTCTGGCTTTGGTGATGCTGTTTGCGCTCCAGTCGTGGAGTGGCTTTCGGTCAACTATCTTATTCCACTACTGACGAGAATGGAACAGGATATGCTTCCTAACGAGGCCCGACAGTTCGAATTGAGCGTAAATTAA
- a CDS encoding ATP-binding protein yields MTAFSDEASFTFSWLALKLLGRGLYSNPWSALSELVANGLDAGATTVYVYIDARNKSNAVVEVIDNGSGMSRDDIDTYVKVGYDKRKAASRTSFADAGPMGRKGIGKLAALFLSPHFYLSTRHVEGKSSWELDAREAEVNLDAYPSLTAVDSTPSTSNDEMWADLETGTRLTMLGVDLTGYGTQSVKALGTRLANQFLLPVNGTPQILFWVQESNVQTKDRYKPVKKSIAFGNLAEIVMNFPDSFPRPNELTSPVKDLKIPAKGLPGDIYTHTPRRSPMRVDPEDDEAWSEIATEVDPNNCTFLGVPYKLTGWIGVHATIDNSSAQVNDARFRKNKYYNPAELRVYVRGKLASDRLLSQLGLTGTYVNYIEGEISFDLLDEDSLPDIATSNRQDFDETDKRVTLLRALVRPLVRYLIQERNKLASQISTAINEEKQRRETASKRHFSEQVHADLKQHDEIPQSTRDELQMVITNKIQGNVKPKQSFRVFISHARTDRAFAGFIDDLIRTRGAKPEEIFFTSRTGATDVLLDAQALSEVVKRNITDDNTLIFYLTSKNFLASQFCLFEGGAGWATRSVSEYLKLNVEYDTIPGWLTNGRGEPALLGDDNTIELTPEIHNYLVDGVLNPMIAHLNRGRDIAGEQTIPSFTSADFPTELEMEKENKSKQDYFDPEIVAHWDTVVQRHMAGYLEQYFAPSAEAKQIKELEDENAQLRVQLKEPPTP; encoded by the coding sequence ATGACGGCATTCAGTGACGAAGCATCGTTCACATTTAGCTGGCTCGCTTTGAAGCTGCTCGGGAGAGGATTGTACTCGAACCCGTGGAGTGCGCTGTCAGAACTCGTCGCAAATGGTCTCGACGCGGGCGCGACAACGGTTTATGTCTACATAGATGCCCGCAACAAATCGAACGCCGTGGTCGAAGTCATCGACAATGGCAGCGGAATGTCTCGCGATGACATCGACACGTATGTAAAGGTGGGATACGACAAGCGCAAGGCCGCGAGTCGCACCAGCTTCGCTGATGCTGGCCCCATGGGACGGAAAGGGATTGGCAAGCTTGCCGCTTTGTTTCTCTCGCCGCATTTCTATCTGTCGACCAGACACGTGGAAGGCAAGTCGTCCTGGGAACTGGACGCTCGCGAAGCTGAGGTAAACCTCGACGCCTACCCAAGCCTTACAGCTGTAGATTCGACCCCTTCGACCTCGAATGACGAAATGTGGGCAGACCTCGAAACCGGCACACGGCTCACGATGCTTGGCGTTGATCTCACTGGATATGGAACCCAGTCCGTCAAAGCGCTTGGGACTCGTCTTGCAAACCAGTTCCTGCTTCCAGTTAACGGGACGCCCCAAATTCTGTTCTGGGTCCAGGAGTCCAATGTTCAAACTAAAGACAGGTATAAACCAGTTAAGAAGAGTATCGCGTTCGGAAACCTCGCCGAGATCGTGATGAACTTCCCCGACTCATTCCCCAGGCCAAATGAACTCACCTCTCCAGTTAAGGATCTAAAGATCCCCGCGAAGGGCCTGCCCGGTGACATCTACACCCACACGCCTCGGCGTTCCCCTATGCGAGTGGATCCCGAAGACGACGAGGCCTGGAGCGAGATCGCTACCGAGGTTGACCCTAACAATTGCACCTTCCTCGGCGTACCCTACAAGCTGACCGGTTGGATCGGCGTTCATGCCACCATTGACAACAGTTCCGCGCAGGTGAACGACGCACGGTTCAGGAAAAACAAGTATTACAACCCCGCCGAGCTCCGCGTCTACGTGCGTGGAAAGCTGGCAAGTGATCGACTGCTCTCACAACTCGGGCTCACCGGGACCTATGTAAACTACATCGAAGGTGAAATATCGTTTGACCTCTTGGATGAGGATTCGCTTCCTGACATCGCAACTTCAAACCGACAAGACTTCGACGAAACAGACAAGCGCGTGACGTTGTTACGCGCGCTCGTGCGACCTCTGGTTCGCTATTTAATCCAGGAACGCAACAAGTTGGCGAGCCAGATCTCCACCGCGATCAACGAAGAGAAGCAACGCCGCGAAACTGCGAGTAAACGGCACTTCTCTGAGCAGGTTCATGCCGATCTGAAGCAGCACGACGAGATCCCACAGAGCACTAGGGACGAACTTCAGATGGTCATTACGAACAAGATCCAAGGAAATGTGAAGCCGAAACAGTCTTTTCGAGTATTCATTTCTCACGCCAGGACCGATCGAGCCTTCGCTGGGTTCATAGATGACCTTATTCGGACAAGAGGCGCGAAGCCGGAAGAGATATTCTTTACTTCTCGTACCGGGGCGACAGATGTGTTGCTCGACGCGCAGGCATTGAGCGAAGTGGTCAAACGAAATATCACGGACGACAATACACTAATCTTCTATTTGACCAGCAAGAACTTCCTCGCGAGCCAGTTCTGCCTATTCGAGGGTGGAGCAGGATGGGCAACCCGGTCCGTAAGTGAGTATCTAAAGTTGAACGTCGAGTACGACACCATCCCCGGATGGCTGACCAACGGACGAGGTGAACCGGCTCTTCTCGGCGACGACAACACGATCGAACTGACGCCAGAGATCCACAACTACCTGGTTGACGGAGTCCTAAATCCAATGATTGCCCACCTGAACCGTGGACGAGACATTGCAGGCGAGCAGACCATCCCCTCTTTCACGAGCGCGGACTTCCCTACTGAGCTGGAGATGGAAAAGGAAAACAAGTCGAAGCAAGACTATTTTGACCCCGAAATCGTCGCGCATTGGGACACAGTAGTCCAGCGCCATATGGCAGGCTACCTGGAGCAATACTTCGCCCCGTCGGCCGAAGCGAAACAAATCAAGGAGCTTGAAGACGAGAACGCTCAGCTACGGGTGCAGCTGAAGGAGCCACCGACTCCCTGA
- a CDS encoding glycosyltransferase family 2 protein: MTGVHVVTLASAGRREHVLFQLAALRRWSPEAVHHTVLIGEEPFPVPGSEIIDHTGAGPVNLSRARNAGGDAAVAAGAEVVVFLDADCAPGQALVETYAQAAERMPDAVLSGPVTYLAADDRPYALEALAGMTRPHPARPAPADGQLQPAGEDEYVLFWSLSFGVTAKTWTSLRERFGVFCEEYAGYGGEDTDFAMNLQASGVPLTWVGGAHAYHQWHAVSTPPVEHLDAILANAVVFHRRWGFWPMDGWLQAFEDMGLVRFDGVGWVKKESRLEWPVPEVP, encoded by the coding sequence GTGACCGGGGTGCACGTGGTGACGCTCGCCTCGGCGGGCCGGAGGGAGCACGTGCTGTTCCAGCTCGCCGCGCTGCGCCGGTGGTCGCCCGAGGCGGTGCACCACACGGTGCTCATCGGTGAGGAGCCGTTCCCGGTGCCCGGTTCGGAGATCATCGATCACACCGGTGCCGGCCCGGTAAACCTCTCACGAGCCCGGAACGCCGGCGGGGACGCCGCAGTGGCGGCCGGTGCCGAGGTCGTCGTGTTCCTCGATGCGGACTGCGCTCCCGGCCAGGCGCTCGTGGAGACGTACGCGCAGGCAGCCGAGCGGATGCCGGATGCTGTGCTCTCCGGCCCGGTGACGTACCTCGCGGCCGATGACAGGCCGTACGCGCTCGAGGCGCTCGCGGGGATGACCCGCCCGCATCCGGCGAGGCCCGCCCCGGCAGACGGGCAGCTGCAGCCGGCGGGCGAGGACGAGTACGTGCTGTTCTGGTCGCTGTCCTTCGGCGTCACAGCGAAGACTTGGACGTCGTTGCGGGAGCGCTTCGGCGTGTTCTGCGAGGAGTACGCGGGCTACGGCGGCGAGGACACCGACTTCGCGATGAACCTCCAGGCCAGCGGGGTGCCGCTCACGTGGGTGGGCGGCGCGCACGCCTACCACCAGTGGCACGCGGTCTCGACGCCGCCCGTGGAGCACCTCGACGCGATCCTCGCCAATGCCGTGGTGTTCCACCGCCGCTGGGGCTTCTGGCCCATGGACGGCTGGCTCCAGGCCTTCGAGGACATGGGGCTGGTCCGGTTCGACGGGGTGGGGTGGGTGAAAAAGGAGAGCAGGCTGGAGTGGCCGGTGCCGGAGGTGCCGTAA
- a CDS encoding glycosyltransferase, with amino-acid sequence MIGFYAHHHGTGHLTRCREIAAAVDDDTTILSSATGADVTLPMDAPAPGVSGAALDAHGTFHWVPAHHAGLAERMAAIAAWVAENRPRAFHVDVSVEVAVLVRAMGVPVTVQAMPGVRDDAPHALGYRVADAIIAAWPDWVPLPEHLRPVAERVHPVGGISRFARRAPGHAGAGSAASPSVVIVHGGGGTDQPPEYWEAVAASLPVPCRVIGPGDWVEDPFALLSAAEVVVTAAGQNAIADLAALGARAVVVPQERPFGEQTATARVLRDAGLAVMPDGVPAVEDWAGLIGRARELRPDWQRWGASGAAARAARVIEAAAR; translated from the coding sequence GTGATCGGCTTCTACGCCCACCACCACGGGACCGGGCACCTCACACGCTGCCGGGAGATCGCCGCGGCGGTCGACGACGACACGACGATCCTGTCGAGCGCGACAGGCGCAGATGTCACGCTGCCGATGGATGCCCCGGCGCCCGGCGTGAGCGGGGCGGCGCTCGACGCGCACGGCACCTTCCACTGGGTGCCGGCCCATCACGCGGGGCTCGCGGAGCGGATGGCCGCGATCGCGGCATGGGTGGCGGAGAACCGGCCGCGGGCGTTCCACGTCGACGTGTCCGTCGAGGTCGCGGTGCTCGTCCGCGCGATGGGGGTCCCGGTGACCGTGCAGGCGATGCCCGGGGTGCGCGACGATGCGCCGCACGCCCTGGGCTACCGGGTGGCCGATGCGATCATCGCCGCCTGGCCGGATTGGGTTCCCCTGCCGGAGCACCTGCGGCCGGTGGCCGAACGGGTGCACCCGGTCGGCGGGATCAGCCGGTTCGCACGTCGCGCACCCGGGCATGCCGGGGCGGGGTCCGCGGCGTCGCCGTCGGTGGTCATCGTCCACGGCGGCGGGGGCACGGACCAGCCGCCGGAGTACTGGGAGGCGGTCGCCGCCTCACTGCCGGTGCCGTGCCGGGTGATCGGCCCGGGTGACTGGGTGGAGGATCCGTTCGCGCTCCTCTCCGCCGCCGAGGTCGTCGTCACCGCCGCCGGACAGAACGCAATCGCGGACCTCGCGGCGCTCGGCGCCCGCGCCGTGGTCGTCCCGCAGGAGCGGCCGTTCGGGGAGCAGACGGCAACCGCTCGGGTGCTCCGGGATGCCGGCCTCGCGGTGATGCCGGACGGCGTGCCCGCGGTCGAGGACTGGGCCGGGCTCATCGGGCGCGCGCGGGAGCTGCGGCCGGACTGGCAGCGGTGGGGTGCTTCGGGTGCGGCGGCCCGGGCGGCGCGCGTGATCGAGGCGGCGGCACGGTGA
- a CDS encoding DNA cytosine methyltransferase, with translation MSEQLPVVSLFSGAGGLDLAVERADAEPLATDDPGSGLLRVSVATDYNEPALETLKANFHDTKTLTGDIREVPTDQILATAGLQSADPVLVVGGPPCTPFSKSGFWLEQKRESRDPNASLLDEYVRVVREARPEAFILENVQGLTYKTHKAQFERLLKALGELGYNPQWKVLLAADYGVPQLRRRVFVVGRRDGERFNFPEPTHSGWSEHSRSVDASKIPHVTAAQAFAGLPLLVRASEEEIVDGSYGELAAEIPPGQNYLWHTERYGGRNHFEWRSRYWTFLLRLDPNRPSTTLQAQPGPWVGPFHWENIRTDSDELRARRLRVNEMLRLMSFPDDFKIDGSRADVQRQLGNAVPLELGKAVARALMSQLGYMDRERASRFAAFA, from the coding sequence ATGAGCGAGCAGCTTCCGGTGGTGAGTCTGTTCTCCGGCGCAGGTGGGCTCGATCTCGCCGTCGAGCGAGCCGACGCGGAGCCTCTCGCGACCGATGACCCTGGGAGTGGGTTGTTGCGGGTCTCGGTCGCGACGGACTACAACGAACCCGCACTTGAAACATTAAAGGCGAATTTCCACGACACGAAGACGCTCACGGGCGACATTCGTGAGGTGCCGACTGATCAGATCCTCGCCACCGCCGGCCTGCAATCCGCGGATCCGGTGCTAGTCGTCGGTGGTCCTCCCTGCACCCCATTCTCCAAGTCCGGATTCTGGCTGGAGCAGAAGCGCGAGAGCCGCGACCCCAACGCATCCTTGCTGGACGAGTACGTCCGCGTTGTGCGCGAGGCCCGCCCCGAGGCATTCATCCTGGAGAATGTCCAGGGGTTGACGTACAAGACCCATAAGGCGCAGTTCGAACGGCTTCTAAAGGCTCTGGGTGAGCTAGGTTACAACCCGCAGTGGAAGGTGTTACTCGCTGCTGACTACGGTGTCCCGCAGTTGCGGCGCCGCGTCTTCGTCGTCGGCCGTAGAGATGGGGAAAGATTCAACTTCCCCGAGCCGACTCACTCCGGGTGGAGCGAGCACAGCCGGTCTGTGGACGCTAGCAAGATTCCGCACGTCACCGCGGCCCAGGCATTTGCCGGCCTCCCGCTACTTGTACGGGCGTCCGAGGAGGAGATCGTTGACGGCAGCTACGGGGAGCTGGCTGCGGAGATCCCGCCGGGCCAAAACTATCTCTGGCACACCGAGCGATACGGCGGCCGCAATCACTTCGAGTGGCGAAGCCGCTACTGGACCTTCCTGCTGCGCCTCGACCCCAACCGGCCCTCGACTACGCTTCAGGCCCAGCCCGGGCCATGGGTGGGCCCTTTCCACTGGGAAAACATCCGCACCGATTCCGACGAACTGCGAGCCCGGCGCCTGCGCGTCAACGAGATGCTGCGGCTGATGTCGTTCCCCGACGACTTTAAAATCGACGGGAGCCGGGCAGATGTCCAACGCCAGCTTGGCAATGCCGTCCCACTGGAACTCGGCAAGGCCGTCGCGCGGGCACTGATGAGCCAGCTCGGATACATGGACCGAGAGAGAGCATCTAGGTTCGCTGCCTTCGCTTGA
- a CDS encoding transketolase-like TK C-terminal-containing protein, which yields MSIDSTARPDARSRDTDAAADDRHQFETSTQLDPPSVNSRPLSATASADEAVLDEIAQRVLWTATAMIDAANRGRENPDGVKVGGHQSSSASMVGIMTALWFSELTAADRVSVKPHASPVLHAINYLLGDLDEKYLPTLRAKGGLQPYPSRAKDPDTVDFSTGSVGIGATAPLWAALSHRYVREHFPQTPEAGRFYSLLGDAEMDEGAVWEAIIDPEVRQLGEAVWIVALNRQSLDRVIPDVQIARLQGMFAAADWQVLTCTWGSRIQALFDGPGGAAFEKRMTDMPNEEYQRILRSHPDEIAERVLAGVDDAEESGLRELVESLAPRELAEVVRDLGGHDISRLLGTFAQIDDTRPTVIFAYTIKGRGLATEGHPNNHSAQLTESQMRELAEISGMDLGAPWQRFDADSPAGELCAATASRLARQPIADEAVGAIPDELEWSHKQVTSTQATLGRFLSDLKRAVPEVADRVVTLSPDVATSTNLGGWINKTGVWSLTGRHDWFSDDRERVLKWQEVSGGQHIELGIAEVNLVSLAGELGATYSRWGQPLIPIATIYDPFINRALEPWTFGMYAGGQSIMVGTPSGVTLAPEGGAHQSFNTPSVTMEIPELVAWEPAFAQDLEWTMLEAMKSIGVPGGHSAYFRLSTRPVDQSIAALPEDPVLLARRREHAVAGGYRISAHPAYEDEVVLVGVGAMMTEVVAAAQALAGRGITAGVVCLTSPDLVFRSVQDRHRVAAGERSAIAEALFPADYPAPLVTVIDGHPHTLAFLAGVRGDRMVNLGVTQFGQASSVSEAYRLHGIDAGSIERAAMDVVGR from the coding sequence ATGAGCATCGACTCGACCGCTCGCCCGGACGCGCGCTCCCGCGACACCGACGCCGCGGCGGACGACCGCCACCAGTTCGAGACGAGCACCCAGCTCGACCCGCCGAGCGTGAACTCGCGGCCGCTGTCGGCGACCGCCTCGGCCGACGAGGCGGTGCTCGACGAGATCGCGCAGCGGGTGCTGTGGACCGCGACGGCGATGATCGACGCGGCGAACCGCGGTCGGGAGAACCCGGACGGGGTCAAGGTCGGCGGGCACCAGTCGTCGAGCGCGTCGATGGTGGGCATCATGACGGCGCTGTGGTTCTCCGAGCTCACCGCGGCGGACCGGGTGTCGGTCAAGCCGCACGCCTCCCCGGTGCTCCACGCGATCAACTACCTGCTCGGCGACCTCGACGAGAAGTACCTCCCCACGCTGCGGGCGAAGGGCGGCCTCCAGCCGTACCCCTCGCGGGCCAAGGACCCGGACACCGTCGACTTCTCGACCGGTTCGGTGGGCATCGGGGCGACCGCTCCGCTGTGGGCGGCGCTGAGCCACCGGTACGTGCGCGAGCACTTCCCGCAGACGCCGGAGGCCGGCCGCTTCTACTCGCTGCTCGGCGATGCGGAGATGGACGAGGGCGCGGTGTGGGAGGCGATCATCGACCCCGAGGTGCGCCAGCTCGGGGAGGCAGTGTGGATCGTCGCCCTCAACCGCCAGTCGCTCGACCGGGTCATCCCCGACGTGCAGATCGCCCGCCTCCAGGGGATGTTCGCCGCGGCGGACTGGCAGGTGCTCACGTGCACCTGGGGTTCGCGCATCCAGGCGCTGTTCGACGGGCCGGGCGGGGCCGCGTTCGAGAAGCGGATGACCGACATGCCCAACGAGGAGTACCAGCGGATCCTCCGCTCGCACCCGGACGAGATCGCCGAGCGCGTGCTCGCCGGGGTCGACGACGCGGAGGAGTCCGGCCTGCGGGAGCTCGTCGAGTCGCTCGCGCCCCGGGAGCTCGCCGAGGTGGTCCGCGACCTCGGCGGTCACGACATCTCCCGACTGCTCGGCACGTTCGCGCAGATCGACGACACCCGGCCGACGGTGATCTTCGCCTACACGATCAAGGGCCGCGGCCTGGCGACCGAGGGACACCCGAACAACCACTCCGCGCAGCTCACCGAGTCGCAGATGCGCGAGCTCGCGGAGATCTCCGGGATGGACCTCGGCGCTCCGTGGCAGCGGTTCGATGCGGACTCGCCGGCCGGTGAGCTGTGCGCGGCGACCGCCTCCCGGCTCGCCCGGCAGCCCATCGCGGACGAGGCCGTCGGCGCGATCCCCGACGAGCTCGAGTGGAGCCACAAGCAGGTGACGAGCACGCAGGCGACGCTCGGCCGGTTCCTCTCCGACCTCAAGCGGGCGGTGCCCGAGGTCGCAGACCGGGTGGTGACGCTGAGCCCGGACGTCGCGACGTCGACGAACCTCGGCGGCTGGATCAACAAGACCGGCGTGTGGTCGCTCACCGGTCGGCACGACTGGTTCAGCGACGATCGCGAGCGGGTGCTCAAGTGGCAGGAGGTGTCCGGCGGGCAGCACATCGAGCTCGGCATCGCGGAGGTCAACCTCGTCAGCCTCGCCGGGGAGCTCGGTGCGACGTACAGCCGGTGGGGGCAGCCGCTCATCCCGATCGCGACGATCTACGACCCGTTCATCAACCGGGCGCTCGAGCCGTGGACGTTCGGCATGTACGCCGGCGGTCAGTCGATCATGGTCGGCACTCCCTCGGGCGTGACGCTCGCGCCGGAGGGCGGAGCGCACCAGTCGTTCAACACCCCGTCGGTGACGATGGAGATCCCCGAGCTCGTGGCCTGGGAGCCGGCGTTCGCGCAGGACCTCGAGTGGACGATGCTCGAGGCGATGAAGTCGATCGGCGTGCCCGGCGGGCACTCGGCGTACTTCCGGCTGTCGACCCGGCCGGTGGACCAGTCGATCGCGGCGCTGCCGGAGGATCCGGTGCTGCTGGCGCGCAGGCGTGAGCACGCGGTGGCCGGCGGCTACCGGATCAGCGCGCACCCGGCGTACGAGGACGAGGTCGTGCTCGTCGGGGTCGGGGCGATGATGACCGAGGTCGTCGCCGCAGCGCAGGCGCTCGCCGGGCGCGGGATCACCGCCGGAGTCGTGTGCCTGACGAGCCCGGACCTCGTGTTCCGGTCGGTGCAGGACCGCCACCGGGTGGCGGCAGGGGAGCGGTCGGCCATCGCCGAGGCGCTCTTCCCCGCGGACTACCCGGCACCTCTCGTGACCGTCATCGACGGGCACCCGCACACGCTCGCGTTCCTCGCCGGCGTGCGCGGGGACCGGATGGTCAACCTGGGTGTGACGCAGTTCGGGCAGGCGTCATCGGTGTCCGAGGCGTACCGGCTGCACGGGATCGACGCCGGGTCGATCGAGCGGGCGGCGATGGACGTCGTGGGGCGGTAG
- a CDS encoding glycosyltransferase, giving the protein MRVAVVGPSRLPIAPPFGGGLEVFVDRLVSGLRAAGAQVDLFAARGSNGHHTALEFPGVDWTGYEEHARDDEYPPGARESEAHAFAQVRDHLERSDYDIIHNNSTHPSLLFADPTRRAPMLTTLHVPPQAPIQAAIDAVGPGAGEFSAVSAFTADQWRLPAPATVIPNGVDTAQWPAGPGGNGAVWFGRLTREKGPHHAIDTCRRLGLPLTLIGRTAQPSYVEQEILPRLGDDIRWLGTLPPAELAREVGRADVALVTPEWDEPFGLVTIEALSCGTPVAAFGRGGVPEVLADTPDHIARPSDPDDLARAVRVALRQPRGEARAIAVERFDLEIMVERYLVAFERLADGGPAIPGPRPAIAFPRIAHPTRIDRDTGQGHSARKPVP; this is encoded by the coding sequence CGGGCCGTCCCGGCTGCCGATCGCCCCGCCGTTCGGGGGCGGGCTCGAGGTGTTCGTCGACCGGCTGGTCTCCGGGCTGCGGGCCGCCGGTGCTCAGGTCGACCTGTTCGCCGCGCGCGGGTCGAACGGCCACCACACGGCGCTCGAGTTCCCCGGCGTCGACTGGACGGGGTACGAGGAGCATGCGCGCGACGACGAGTACCCGCCGGGCGCCCGGGAGTCCGAGGCGCATGCGTTCGCGCAGGTGAGGGACCACCTCGAGCGCTCGGACTACGACATCATCCACAACAACAGCACGCATCCGTCGCTGCTCTTCGCAGACCCGACCCGGCGCGCCCCCATGCTCACCACGCTCCACGTGCCGCCGCAGGCTCCCATCCAGGCGGCGATCGACGCGGTCGGGCCCGGGGCCGGGGAGTTCAGCGCGGTGAGCGCCTTCACCGCCGACCAGTGGCGGCTGCCCGCTCCGGCGACGGTGATCCCCAACGGCGTCGACACGGCACAGTGGCCGGCGGGCCCGGGCGGGAACGGTGCGGTGTGGTTCGGGCGGCTGACCCGGGAGAAGGGGCCGCACCACGCGATCGACACGTGCCGGCGCCTCGGCCTGCCTCTCACGCTCATCGGACGGACCGCGCAGCCGTCCTACGTCGAGCAGGAGATCCTGCCGCGGCTCGGCGACGACATCCGGTGGCTCGGCACGCTCCCGCCTGCGGAGCTCGCCCGCGAGGTGGGCCGGGCCGACGTCGCGCTCGTCACCCCGGAGTGGGACGAGCCGTTCGGCCTGGTGACGATCGAGGCGCTGTCCTGCGGCACCCCGGTGGCGGCGTTCGGCCGCGGCGGCGTGCCCGAGGTCCTCGCCGACACCCCCGACCACATCGCCCGACCGTCCGACCCCGACGACCTCGCACGCGCGGTGCGGGTCGCGCTCCGGCAGCCCCGGGGGGAGGCGCGAGCGATCGCGGTCGAGCGCTTCGACCTCGAAATCATGGTCGAGCGGTACCTGGTCGCGTTCGAGCGCCTCGCCGACGGCGGCCCGGCGATCCCCGGACCGCGCCCGGCCATCGCGTTCCCGCGGATCGCGCACCCCACCCGGATCGACCGCGACACCGGCCAGGGGCACTCCGCGCGGAAGCCGGTCCCGTGA